ACCCAAATACGCGAACAGCGGCCGCCGCGAACGGCGCCTGTCGGAAGCCGTGATCGCCCTCATCGCCAAAACCGTCCGGGAGAAGTACAACACCCCGACGAACGTGAACAAGGAATGGAACTACATGGACTTCGTGGCGGCCTGCATCGGCGCCGGGGAGGACCCCTGTTCCCGCCGGACCTTCGTGAAGGAACTGGCCAAGCACGGGTCCGTCTACCTGCGGGAAGGTAAGCGCCGGGCCTACCAGAAGGCTCCGATCGTCCATTACCTTGACCTTCATGAATCGATCCACGGGGTCAGGCCGTTCCAGGTCGTCCACATCGACCACACGGAACTCCAGATCGAGTTGACGATCCCAGGTTCCAAGGAATCCTTCGGGCGTGTCTGGCTGAGTCTGGCCATGGATGCGGAATCGCGGGCGATGGTTGGCTTCTACCTGAGTTTCGAATCCCCCAGCTACCGGTCCTGCATGATGGTGCTCCGCGACATCGTCCGCCGTCACGGCCGGATGCCGGAGATGCTGGTCCTGGACAACGGCAAGGAATTCCATTCCCGTGCGATGAGGCGGGTGTGCCTGCTCTACGGGACCACACTTCGCTACCGGCCCGCCTCAAAGGCACGGTTCGGGGGGGTGCTGGAACGGCTGTTCGGAACCACCCAAAGCCAGTTCATCAACAATCTGGCGGGTAACACCCAGGTGCTCCTGCACGCCCGGCAGGCTACCAAACGGGTGATGCCATCGAACTTCGTCGAATGGACCCTTCCGGCGCTACACGGCGGCCTCGACTACTACTTCACGACGCTGTACGGGAAGGAACCGCACCCCACCCACCAGGACGGTCCCGTGGAACACCTGGCGATGCGTATGACCGAGACCGGGGAGCGGCGCAACCGGTTGGTGAACCTGGACCACCGCTTCCGGGTCGAGACATGCCCGAGTCCCGTGGATGGGGAGACGCGGAAGGTGAACGGCCAGCGGGGCGTGAAGATCCAGCACATCTGGTACTGGTGCGATGCCTTCCGTGACCAGACGCTCGCTCGCCAGAGCCTCTCCGTCCGAGTCGATCCCTGGGATGTCCGCTTCGTGTTCATCCTGATCGGGCGGGAATGGCACCGCTGCCGGTCCAAGCTGGCATGGCTCGTGGAAAGCTACACCGAGGTTGAGCTTCGGTATGCCTGTGAGGAACTGGCCAAGAGGCACTCGGTCCAAAAGAAGAAGCTCAGCCCCGAGCGCTTGGCCGAGTGGTTGAAGGTCAGGGAAGCCGTGAACTTCGATTCGCGGTTGGCCATTACCCAGGCAGAAGCCCGCCTGGTCTACGACCCCCTTGGGATGACCAGCGTGCCGGGAACGGTGGTGACCGCAGAAACCGACGGGACGGTGGATATGGGGATGGAGACCCGGTTGGATCACTCGAAAACCAACGTCACCCCGTTCCGAAAAATCCGGAAGCGACCGGAACCGGCCAGAACGCACATCAACAAGCCCTGCGCGAGTGCGCAGGAGATCGAAGGGAGCATGGATGAAGACTATGACCTGCTGTGACATCGACCCCCGCACCATGAGCCGGGAGGAAGCGCTGACGCTGTCGGACGCCGACAAGATCAAATACTTCAAGCTTGTCCGCCTGAAACACCCCCGAATCGCGGAAACCTTGAACGAGATGACCCTCCGGGCCACATCGGACATGGGGAAGGGCATCGTCCTCCTCATCGGGCCTACCGGTGTCGGCAAGTCCACCCTGATCAAAACCCTTGGGGAGCAGATGATCAGCAGGGAACGTGCGGAGATCGATGCCGACCCTTCCTATGTTCCGGTGGCGATGATGGTCGCACCGGCTTCTGGGGGTCCCGGCTTCTCCTGGAAGATGTTCTATTCGGTCCTGGGGAAGGCCCTGCGGGAACCGCTGATGGAGAAGAAGCTTGAGACCAGGATCGAGGGGGACAAGACCTTCGTTCGCCTTCCGGGATCAGGAAGCACGCTGGCCGGGATGAAGCTGGCGGTGGCCGACATCATCAAGTCCCGCCGAACGAAACTGGTCGTGGTCGATGAGGCGGTTCCCATGCTCCGCCCAGCCCCCGGGAACAGCCTTGAAAACCACATGGACACCATCAAGACCATGGTGGACAACGACATGACCCTGGTCCTGGTTGGTTCTTACGACCTTCTTGAACTCGCCAGCAAGGGCGATCAGGTGGCAAGGCGTTCGGCCATTGTCCATTTCCGCCGTTACCTGACCGGGATCCCGGAGGACGAACGGGCGTTCCGGAAGGCGCTGCAGCAGTTGCAGAAATTCATGCCCCTCCAAGACATGCCGGACCTCACCGACCGGGCCCTGGAACTCCAGACCACCTGCATCGGATGTGTCGGCATCCTCAAGACCGTCCTTCTCTCCACCCTTAACAGCGCCCTGCACAACGGTGGGAAATGGTCCGAATCGCACCTTGAGAAGGCCCAGTTCAGCAGGGCACAGTTCACCAAGATCATGACCGCGACCCTTAGCGGGGAAGCCAGCATCCAGGATTCCGAACTTGGTTCGGGGACGTTCGAGGCCCTGATGGCCCAGGCGAAGTTGATCGAGACCATGCGCCGGGGTATCGCGTGATCGATCCTGAAGACGAATGGGGCTTGGATTGTCCGGGGACCGGATTCGAATTGCCGCCCCGATCGCCCCTCATCCGCCTTCAGCCTCTTGGTCTCGGGACGCCCGACAGGGAATGTCTCAGCAGCTACTTCCTGCGCTTGGCCGATGCCCACCGCCTTTCCCCGATGATGCTGGCCAGGGAGATCCTTTTCCCCGAACGGATCAAGGAAGGTGTCCTGCGCACCAACCACTTCGATTGCGCCTGGAAACGTCCTTTCTTCAATGGAATCGGGGTCCCATGCCAGGTGTGGGTCCCGCGCCTGAAAGAACTCACGATGGTGGACGGGCTTGAACGCCTCACCCTGGGGTTCCTTGACAGGCTGTCCACCCGTGGACTTGTCAGCGCCAAATCCCGGTGGTGCCCAGCTTGCTTCCGAGAGGACCAGGAACGCGGAATCCCTTACGGGCGACTGATCTGGTGCATCGAAGCCGTGACCTGTTGCCCGAAACACGGGAACAAGCTGGTAGAACGGTGCGGTTGTGGGCCTGATGAGGCGCAGGCCCCGGGGATGATCAAGTGTCTGCCGCACATCTGCAATCAATGCGGTCGGAATCTCGGACTGGAAAACGGCAGGGGATCTGACCTCCCTTCGGAAAAGGACCTCAGGCACAGCCGGATGGTGGCGGATCTGCTGCTGAGTGAGCTTCCGGCGCCGGATCAGCCATCAAGTCGGGACATCGCCGATTTCCTGAACGAATCGCTGACGACCTATGCCAATGGGAATGCCATGGCCCTTGGCCGGCTCCTTGGGGTCGGCAAATCCACCCTGCATGGATGGCTTCATCGCGGGCATACACCTGGATTCACGGAAATTATGATGATCGCGGAAGCACATGGGTGTTCGATCTCGGATGTCATATGCGGACGTTCCGAAGCCGTGACCACGAGCCCGATGATCCCCAAGTCGATCCGGACGGCGAAAAAGCGACAGAAGAAGAAGCCCAGAAAGCTCAATTGGGACACCATCATCAAGCGCTTGAAGGAAATCCTTGAACAGGACCCGCCCATCAATGTGGCTGAAGCCAGCCGGCGCGTGGAGGTGTCCTACGATCTCCTCAAGAACAAGGAACCCGAGATCTGCTCAGCCATCACCGCAAGGTGGATGATCTGGCAGAGATCCCTTGTGGTGCAGAGGGATGAGGAGCTTGCGGAACGGGTCCGGTTGGCCGCACGCCAGATGGCGGAAAGCGGTATCCGCCCGACTTGGCGACGACTTCAAGATGAAGGGTTGCTTGCCGGGTCCCCTTGGAGAAGCAGAGTCGCCCTAAGAGGGATGTGCAAGGACATCTGGCTGGAATTCCACCCATCAGGTGGAATCTGAAGCGCTGAAGGTTCGCTGCCAATGCGGAGCCTTCTGTTTCAGACGAGCGCCCTTCTGCCAACTCGGAGGATAGGGTAGGGGGCAAAGCCCCCCGTCCCGAATCGTTGGCCATCGAAAGGCTGACCAGAGGAAAGGTGACTTCACCCCCCTGGCGTGAGCCCGATTCCTTGGCTAAGTCCAACAGATAAGACTTCCGGGCGGTCCGGGAACAATAGTTTGTCGTTCCCTGCCTTGGAACCATAGTTTGTCGTTTGCGACAAACTATGGTTCACGACACAGTGCCCTCGTCCTATTTCGCAATCCGGCGAAATGGTGGCCCCGGTGGGGTTCGAACCCACGACCAAGCGGTTATGAGCCGCCAGCTCTGACCGCTGAGCTACAGGGCCGGAGCCAGTGTAGCAAGGCGGGCCGGGCCGCTCCGTCACACCCCGTGGATGGCCCGGCCCCCCTGGGCGAAATCCAGCAGCTGGATCATCCGTTCCGCCAGGGCCGGAAGATCGGGCGACTCCAGCAGGAACTGGCGCTCGGTCGGTTCGAAATCCAGGGCCATCGCCAGCGTGTTCAGCCGTGCCGCATCTTCCAGGGGCAGGTCCAGGAGCTCCTTAAGCTGGGCTTCGATACCTTCTTTGGCGGCATAGGCGTGGAGCGATTCCATGAGACGGCGGCGATGCGGTCCCGGCCAGAGCACGGAACTGTCGAAGGGGAGCGGCGCGGTGTGGGCCTGGCGGAAGCTCTTGCCGGGAACCTCTTCGAGGATCCGTACCGCCTCCTTGCCCTGCACCAGCAGGTTCCAACGCCCCCCGGTCAACGGTTCGGCCCGGACCACCTCCGCCAGGCAACCCACCTCGAAGGTCGAGGCCGTCTCTCCGAAAGGGCCGGCATCCGGGCTCTCCCGCATCAGGACGAGGACCAGGTGGTGGTGGCCGTTCAGCACCTCGACCGTCATCTCCTGATAGCGGGGCTCGAAGACATGCAACGGCAGGAAGGTCTGCGGAAAGAGCACGACCTGGGGCAGGGGGAAGAGGGGAAGAATGGCTGGTAGCATGAACACCTTGCACCATCCCATCGGAGTCGGAACAGTGAAGGATGAGAACCAGGCCACCGCGGCGCAGGAAGTCGGCCATGCCGTGCTGGACGCGGTTCGAGGGGGCCTCGCCGAACTCCGGGAAACCTGGGATCCCGCCCAGGTGAATGCGTGGTGCCAGACGGTGCTGGGCCGGACCGGGCGCGTGGTGCTCACGGGCATGGGCAAGTCGGGCCTTGTGGCCCAGAAGGTGGCGGCGACCCTGGCGTCGACCGGATGCCCGAGTTTCTTCCTCCATCCTGCTGAAGCCCTGCATGGCGATCTCGGCATGGTCACCCCCGACGACTCGGTGCTGGCGCTTTCCAACAGCGGCGAAAGCGATGAGGTCGTCCGCCTCCTGCCGAGCCTGTTGCGCCTGGGGATTCCCCTCGCGGCCATCACCGCACGCGCCGAGAGCAGCCTGGGGCAGGCAGCCCAGTGGACCTTCCTCTATCGGTTGCCCCAGGGAGAGGGGTGCCCCCTCGATCTGGCCCCCATGGCGAGCACCACCCTCCAATTGGTCTGGGGCGACCTCCTGGCCGCCACCCTCATGGACCGGCGGGGGTTCACCCGGGACAACTTCGCCCTGAATCACCCCGCTGGAAGTCTTGGTGCGAAGCTTATGAAAGTCGGGAGTTTGATGCATACGACCTGGCCCAAGGTCGAGCCCTCAGCCACCCTGACCGAGGTGCTGCGCGCCATGACCGAAGGACGGCTGGGCATGACCAGCGTCATGCAGAACGGCAGCCTAAGCGGCGTCATCACCGACGGCGACATCCGCCGGGCCCTCGAAACCGCTGAGCGGGAGGGGCGGAATCCGCTTGGACTTCACGCCGAGCAGATCATGACCCGGACCCCAGCCCGGATCAGCCAGGAGGCCCTGGCCCTCGAAGCCGCCGCCGACATGGAAGCCCGGAAGATCACCTTCCTCATGGTCGAGCAGGAAGGGCGCCCCTGCGGCGTCATCCACATCCACGATCTTCTGGCGGCAAAGGTCTTGTGAATGCCTGAGCCGGATCGAGGCCATGATTCAAGGTTACATAATATACATTATCGAAAGCTAAATCTGGACCCCAAGTGCCTGCCGTACTGACCCGATACATCCTGCGCCGATGGAGCCTGCCTCTTGTGGGAGCCCTGCTCTTCTATGGGTTGCTCCTGCTTGCCAACGAGATGGTGGCCATCGCCAAGCAGATCTTCTCCCAGGGGGCGCCCCTTCGCTGGCTCGTGCCGCTGCTGTTGACCTCGCTGCCGGAAATCCTGGGCATGGTGCTTCCCATGGCGGCGGTCCTCGGAGGTTTGCTTGGGACGCAGCAGTTGATGGAAGGTTCCGAACTGGTGGCAGCCCAAGGACTTGGCGCTGGTAGGCGCATCTGGACGACCCCCTGGGCGATCCTGGCCGTTGCCCTCGTGACCCTGGCCACGCTCAACGCCCACCTGCTGGTCCCCGCTGCGGCCCGGATCCAGCAGGGACTGCAGGTTCGGATGACCGAAGAGGCCCAGGCCCGATTCCTCCGGCCAGGAGGCCCACCCTGGTTCCCCCCCAGCGCTCCCCACTCCGCCTTCTGGGTTTCCCCGGAAGGCCAGATCCACATCATGGAATCGACCCCCCAAGGGGTGCAGCACCTCACCGCCGCCACCATGACCTATGCGCTGGAGGCCAAGCCGGATGGTTCCTCCGAGCTCCAGCTCCACCTTTCAGGGCTTCAGGGCGTCCTCTACCAGCCCGCTGGGGCCGGGAGTGTTCTCCACCTCCATCAGGAAAAACAGGTTCTCCGCTTTGCCATTCCCTCGGGCAATCGCCTGCTCCCCCCCACGCCGCTGCGTTACGAGAACAGTGCCACGCTGCTGAAGCTGGGGCGGCGACCGGATTCTGGGGTGGAAACGCCTGACACGAAGAACCGGCGAATCCAGGCGTTGATCGAGGTGTGCCGGCGCACGACCTTGCCGCTGGCCGCGGCGGCCTTGCTGCTCCTGGGCATCGGCCTGGGGTTCGGGCATCCCCGGTTCTACCGAGGGGGCGCCATTCTGAAGAGCATGTTGGTCATCATGCTCTATTATTTGGTGATGAAGTACTTTGAAAACATGTGGTTGGCTGAGAAGTTAAAAACGGTTGCCCCCCTGCTGCTGCTCCCCTTCCCCTTCCTGATCGCCGGCTGGCTCCTGCTTCACCTGCGCCTGCGTCCCCACCATCCGAACCGCCTTTGGCGGAGGCTCTCCCCCCGGTTCAAGCCCGTTCGGTCCCACTTGGCTCCGACGCTGCAGCGAATGGCCGAGGCCAAAGCCCGTCTGCTGCGCTGGATCCACGGAAAGGGCACCCAGCATGGGATCCTCCGCCACTGGTCGACCCTCGCCTGGTGGCGGAACTGGGCCTCAGCCTTGGGGAGCCTGCTCGTTTTGAACCTCCTGGTGGAGTACGCAACCCTGGCGGGTGACCTATCGAAGAATGGCGTTCAAATCCATGTATTTGCTCGTTATTGGTTCTGGAATCTCCCCCCCTTCCTGGTGATAGCCCTACCGATGGCCTTCTTGCTGGGCAGCCTACTCTCCCTTTCGGAAGCGGCCCTCAGCCGAGAATGGCTGGCCCTTCGGGCGGGGGGCGTCAGCCTGCTGCGCTGGCTCTGGTGCAGCCGCTACGCCTGGGGGGTGGTCGCCCTTCTGACCCTGGTGCTGCAAGCGGGGGTCGCCCCTACTGCCATGAGCCGTGCCAACAGTCTTTATCGACGAATACTCAATCGGTCTGAGGTCCAAACATCTTCGCGCCCCTGGCTGCATTTGGGGGCTACGGGCGTTCTCTGGCACCTTCAGGCAGATCAGCGCTGGGGCTTCCCCCTGAAGGCTCCGGGGGAGGCACCGATCCTGCTGCGGTGGCGCCTCGGCGCCCCCCGGGCCGAGGCCCTGGCCTGGGGCGGCCTCCATCTGGTGCAAGGGCCCGAGGCGGATCAGCTCTTCCCCACCCAGGCGCTCCGGGCCTCCGCTTCTGCTGAAGAGGCCCGCACCCTCGACCTGCTCCACTGGCAGCGGTGGGCGCCGGACCCCGAGCGATCCTACATGCTCTGGAGCCGCCTGCTCGGTTGGCTGGCCGGCCCCTGCCTTGTCCTGGCCATGTTGTCCTTCGCCTTCCCGGGCCCCCGTCAGGGGCGTGGCCAGGCCCTGGGGGCCGGGCTGGTGGCCGGACTGGTGTTCCTGGGACTCCAGACCCTATTCGGCGGCGCAGCCCGGGCTTCCGAGATCCCCGCCTATTGGGGCGTCCTGGCCCCCCTGCTCATCCTGATGTCCATCTCCCTGTTGCGCCTTCAGCGCCTGAGAACCTGAACCTTGTCCACCCTGCTCGACGCCGCCCTCACCCCCCTGCTGGAGCACCCCACCTTGAAGCGGGGGGACCGGGTTCTGGCGGCCATGTCCGGTGGCGTGGACAGCTCCGTGATGGCGGCCCTGCTGCACCGGGCCGGGTACGAGGTCATCGGCATTTCCATGCAGCTCTTCGACAAGAAGGGGCTTCAAACTTCGGAAGGGAAATGCTGCACTCTTGATGACTTCCAGGATGCCCGACGGGTAGCTTACGACCTCGGCTTCGCCCACTATGTCATGGACTTCGAGGAGCGGTTTCGGGACACCGTCATTGAAGGCTTCATCCAGGGGTATCTGGATGGCGAAACGCCAAGTCCTTGTATACGATGCAACCAACACCTCAAGTTCTCCACCCTGATGGATCGGGCCGAGGCCCTGGGAGCCGCCTTCGTGGCCACCGGGCACTACGCGACCATTACCCATGAAGATGGGCGCTGGCACCTCCGCAAGGCTTCCGATCCAGCCAAGGATCAGAGCTATTTCCTCTTCCACCACCATCAGGCCACGCTGGCGCGAACCCTCTTCCCCCTGGCTCATCTCACCAAGCCGGAGGTGCGGCGGTTGGGCGCAGAACTGGGCCTCCATCTGGCCGAAAAGCCCGAAAGCCAGGAGATCTGCTTCGTAACCCAGGATCGCTACGACGCCTTTCTCGAAGCCGAAGGCCGCACTCCGGGACTGGGAGACGGGGATATCCGGCACCTGGACGGTCGGGTGCTGGGCCGGCATCAAGGCTACTGGCGACACACCATCGGGCAGCGCCGGGGGCTGGGCGTCGCGTTTGCCGACCCCCTCTATGTGATCCGGCTCGAGCCCGCCACGAACACCGTCTGGGTGGGCGGCGAGGCCGATCTCTTTGGCCAGGAGCTGGTGGCCCGCGAGCTGACCTGGGTGGACGGTCCTCCCGAAGGCCCCCTGGCCTGCGAGGCGCGGATCCGCAGCCGCTCCCCGGAGGCCGAGGCCCTCGTGATCCCCCTGCCAAACGGCCGGGTGAAGGTCGCCTTCGCCGAACCCCAGCGGGCCATCGCCCCCGGGCAGGCCGTGGTCTTCTACCGGGACGGCGAAGTCCTCGGAGGTGGGTGGATCGATGGCTGTGCAGACCGCCCGGGGATCGGCCCCTCGGGCCTGTGACCCCCGTCCAGCCCCACCATCGTTAGCCTTCAGGGATGTTCACCTACCGCCTTTGGGTCCAGACCCATCCCTTTCTGTCCGCCGCCCTCCAGTTCGCCCTGCTGGGCACTTTGGGTGAGCTCGCGGCCTCGAGCTTCAGGGCCCGGCGCCCCAGCCTGCCCTGCACCGCCCCCCAGCTGCTGGCCAAGGTCCTGGCCTGGGCCCTGCTCGGCCTCGTCATCAAGGCGGGTTTCGTGGGCATGAGGGGTTTCACCCGGGCCCTGGTGGACCATCACATCCTGCCGGCCTTCCTGGGCGTCGGTCCCGGCGGCGCCTTCGCGCTCTCCGCCCTGACGAACCTCTTCTTCGGCCCGCAGATGATGCTGTTCCACCGCCTGGAGGACAACCTCATCCTCCGTCGCCGCGGATTCGATGGCATGGCGCCTGCGCTCTGGACCCTGCTCTGGTTCTGGGTTCCCGCACACACCCTCACCTTCAGCCTGCCCTTGGACTACCAGCTGGGCCTGGCGGCCCTGTGGTCCCTGGCGCTGGGCGTCATCCTGGGGCTGCGAAGCCGAGATCACTCCCTCCCCAGGGTGTAGGCCACCCCGGGATAGCTCACAAAATGGTAGAGGTTCGCCTCGGCGGTGACACCCAGGCCCTGGCTCCGGACCGGCAGCTGGGGAAAGCTGATCGAGGTGCCGAAGGCGATGGTCTGGCCCGTGGGCACGGGGCTGCCCATCGCGCGGGCCGTCTCTCCCAAGAGCAGCAGGCCGAAAGGGATGGAGAAGCGGCCGCACCAGGGCATTCGGTATTCATCGGGGTTCTGCGGGTTCACGACCGCCGAGAAAAAGGCCCCGGCTTTGGCGGCGGTCACCGGCCCGGCCAGCGGACCCTTCAGCAGGTCGCGATCCCGCGCGACCGCCTCGGTGTAGGGGCCCACGCCCCCTTCGCCGTACGGCGTGTATTTGAAGTCTGTGCCGTAATGAATGCCATCGGAGGAGATGACCACTGCCAAATCTCTCCCCAGGGACCACCCGCGGGCCTTGGCGCTTTCCGCCAGGGCCTTCCCCAGATGCGTGGCCAGTTCCTGGAACCGGTCAAAGGAGGCCGAAGGGACCAGGACCGACACAATCTCCACTTTGGGATTGAGGTGCTTCAGCCAATAGGCGATGGCCTCGACGGAGTGCTCACTGTCCTGCATCGCCGCATCCTGGATGACATCCACCGCCGGAAGCTTCGCCAGCAGATCCTTCCGTAGCTCCGAGACCGGGATCTCCCCGTCGGGGGAACGCCAGGCCCGGTAGGAGTCGAACACCAGCGCATCCTTGGCGCCGAAGCGCCGGTACTTGTGGAAGACGCCCACCAGCACGACAGTCCGGGCCGTCACCAGGGGCAGGATGCGGCGATAGACTCGGCCCGCATAAAGATAGTCATCGTGGGGGCAGATGAGCCCGGCGACCCCGGGAGCGGGCAACGGACCGGCGAACTCCGGGGCGGGAGGAAGCGCGGAGGCCTCCCACACCTGGGCCATCTGATCGGGCCTGGACGCAAACCCCACGGTGTCCTGCTGACCGCGGAGATCGCCCTGGGAGGGGATGCCCATGGCCTTGCGGACCTCTTCCAGCGCCGGGCGTCGGGGTGGTTCAGGCTGCAGGGAGAGGGACGCCTGGCCCAGGGCGGGAAGGCTGGCGAGAAGGCAGGTGAAGACAGCCGGAATGCTTGGCATGGAGGATCTCCGGACCTACCGTAACAGCCCTGCCTGCGCGCCATTCGGGACTTCGATGCCGGATCTGAACCTGACGGCGCAAAAAAAGCCCCCTTGCGGGGGCTGGTCTGGAGGCGCCGATCGGAATCCGGTTCCCGCCGCGCGGCTGGCTGCGCACGGCCCTTCTCGCCCGGAACGCCACATTCAGTGGCGCCCCAGGCGGGGCCTACCTGCGCGCCATCCGCGACTTCGATTCCGACCGGCGCAAAAAAGCCCCCTTGCGGGGGCTGGTCTGGAGGCGCCGATCGGAATCGAACCGATGGATACAGGATTTGCAGTCCCGGGCCTTACCACTTGGCTACGGCGCCTTGCGTTGGTGCGGTGGGCGTTGGTGCTGTGGAGCTTTCAAATGATCCGGGCCGCTTACGCGGCCCGGGCAGTGGAGCGGGTGATGGGATTTGAACCCACGACTTCAACCTTGGCAAGGTTGCACTCTACCACTGAGTTACACCCGCGTGAGACATCAAGACTAGCAATGGCGCGCGATCCGGTCAACGGTCTTTTTCAGCGCGACAGGCGCTGCAGAGCCCGAAGAGCATGAGCTGATGGCGGGTGATCCGGAATCCCGAGAGCTTTTCCAGTTCCGTCAGCGACGCGTCGAGGCCGCAGGCATCCACTTCCGTGGTGCGGCCGCAGCGCTCGCACTGCAGGTGGTGGTGATGGTGCCGTGAGTCGCACCGCACGAACCGCATGACCTGGTCGGGCCCCATGATGCTCTCCGCCCAACCCTCGTGGACGAACCGTTCGAGGTTGCGGTAGACCGTGGGGAGCCCCGAACGGCGCTCGGGCATGCGCTCCCAGATCTCCTCCACGGTAAGGGGGCGATCGGAGTCCTTCAACACGCGCAGGATCCCCTCCCGCTGAGGGGTCTGCCTCATGCCGGCGGCACGCAGAGAGGGCGTGGAGGGGGGTGCGGGTTCCAGCATGGCCTTAGCATGCCAGATTCGGGCATGCTGGAACCTATGCTCCAGCGCACATTGGGCCGCCTGGGCGTGCGGGATGCCAACCCGCCCTTCCTCCCCCTCGCCTTCAGGCTCTTCACCAGCTTCGGCTTGCTGGTGCTCCACCTTGCCCTGCCGGCCGAAGGGCGGGTCGCGGGCCCGGGCGAAAGCGCGTATCTCTTGGCCTTGGGGCTGCTGTTCATCGAGGCCACCTGGGAGGTCGGCCTCGGCCTGAAGGCCCAGGACATCCTCCTCTTCCCCACCCCGCGGCTTCCCTGGATCCGATGGAACCTGGCCCTGGACCTGGTCCTGGTCGCGCTGATCATCGCCTTCCAGGGCGTGATGCAGGAGCGGTTCTCGACGCTGTACATCTTCCCGGTGCTGGCCTCCGCCTTCTACCTGGGGACCGTGGAGATCGTGTGGGTGGGCATCGCCTGCTCCGCCTCCCACATCCTGCTGGTGCTGGGATTCAGCAGCGGCCTGCTGCCTGCCTTCGGGCTCTCCGGGGAGACCCTCGATCCGGACGGGACCCGGCTTCCGTACCTGCTCGGCATCGCCTCGCTGCAGGTCTTCGCGACCACCCTGGTGGTGGTGCTCATCCGGCGGAACCTCGAGCGTCTGAGCACGGATCTCAGCGTCAGCGAGGCGGCTGTGGATGAGCTGTCCGCCCTCCATCGGCGGGTGGTGGATTCCATGTCGTCAGGTCTCATCACCCTGGATCCGGCGGGTCGGGTGACCTCGGCGAATCCGGCTGCCGAAGCGATCCTCGGACGGAGCGTCCCGTTGGGCGTACCGCTGCAGGGCTTGCTCCCCCTGGGAGATCCCCTTCCCACCCAGCGGGGGCGCGAACATCGCTTCGAAGTGACCGTTCAGACCCAGGACGCGCGCCGCCGCATCCTGGGCGGGCACCTCGCCTCGCTGCGGGATGGCCGGGGCCAGGAGACGGGGCAGC
The window above is part of the Geothrix sp. genome. Proteins encoded here:
- a CDS encoding DDE-type integrase/transposase/recombinase; the encoded protein is MERLGMPDFGRQLVRKARNEAPVRKVQSHLSNVITLFVSQKMARSIATESRTVEYPAVITYERDASVLEYFAQPVKLKINQMDANGKKCSFTHTPDFLVVRRDGILIEEWREEERLLAHAVKYPGRYVREEDGWRSPFVEEQLAAMGITYRLRSADEHPRCYIRNLIFLGDYLDAGGKASNPAVAKVLLGLFSDRAAIHLREVLNTEGVSPDHVYQAIADGLLSFDLMNDDIAETDRVQVFRDETTMLLHRKVGMAPIGESVERLDASIATGGMLRYDGQDYEIGPVGKEKVILKSGAGAVEMPLTWVEQHYRNGKLSLASTHKASDAIAMATDLLNGIHPKHLDTALQRAEWLEQALVSPETVPCSTRTLQRWKKSMREAGDSVIDRHLAIAPKYANSGRRERRLSEAVIALIAKTVREKYNTPTNVNKEWNYMDFVAACIGAGEDPCSRRTFVKELAKHGSVYLREGKRRAYQKAPIVHYLDLHESIHGVRPFQVVHIDHTELQIELTIPGSKESFGRVWLSLAMDAESRAMVGFYLSFESPSYRSCMMVLRDIVRRHGRMPEMLVLDNGKEFHSRAMRRVCLLYGTTLRYRPASKARFGGVLERLFGTTQSQFINNLAGNTQVLLHARQATKRVMPSNFVEWTLPALHGGLDYYFTTLYGKEPHPTHQDGPVEHLAMRMTETGERRNRLVNLDHRFRVETCPSPVDGETRKVNGQRGVKIQHIWYWCDAFRDQTLARQSLSVRVDPWDVRFVFILIGREWHRCRSKLAWLVESYTEVELRYACEELAKRHSVQKKKLSPERLAEWLKVREAVNFDSRLAITQAEARLVYDPLGMTSVPGTVVTAETDGTVDMGMETRLDHSKTNVTPFRKIRKRPEPARTHINKPCASAQEIEGSMDEDYDLL
- a CDS encoding ATP-binding protein, producing the protein MRRRSKGAWMKTMTCCDIDPRTMSREEALTLSDADKIKYFKLVRLKHPRIAETLNEMTLRATSDMGKGIVLLIGPTGVGKSTLIKTLGEQMISRERAEIDADPSYVPVAMMVAPASGGPGFSWKMFYSVLGKALREPLMEKKLETRIEGDKTFVRLPGSGSTLAGMKLAVADIIKSRRTKLVVVDEAVPMLRPAPGNSLENHMDTIKTMVDNDMTLVLVGSYDLLELASKGDQVARRSAIVHFRRYLTGIPEDERAFRKALQQLQKFMPLQDMPDLTDRALELQTTCIGCVGILKTVLLSTLNSALHNGGKWSESHLEKAQFSRAQFTKIMTATLSGEASIQDSELGSGTFEALMAQAKLIETMRRGIA
- a CDS encoding TniQ family protein, giving the protein MIDPEDEWGLDCPGTGFELPPRSPLIRLQPLGLGTPDRECLSSYFLRLADAHRLSPMMLAREILFPERIKEGVLRTNHFDCAWKRPFFNGIGVPCQVWVPRLKELTMVDGLERLTLGFLDRLSTRGLVSAKSRWCPACFREDQERGIPYGRLIWCIEAVTCCPKHGNKLVERCGCGPDEAQAPGMIKCLPHICNQCGRNLGLENGRGSDLPSEKDLRHSRMVADLLLSELPAPDQPSSRDIADFLNESLTTYANGNAMALGRLLGVGKSTLHGWLHRGHTPGFTEIMMIAEAHGCSISDVICGRSEAVTTSPMIPKSIRTAKKRQKKKPRKLNWDTIIKRLKEILEQDPPINVAEASRRVEVSYDLLKNKEPEICSAITARWMIWQRSLVVQRDEELAERVRLAARQMAESGIRPTWRRLQDEGLLAGSPWRSRVALRGMCKDIWLEFHPSGGI
- a CDS encoding LON peptidase substrate-binding domain-containing protein, with product MLPAILPLFPLPQVVLFPQTFLPLHVFEPRYQEMTVEVLNGHHHLVLVLMRESPDAGPFGETASTFEVGCLAEVVRAEPLTGGRWNLLVQGKEAVRILEEVPGKSFRQAHTAPLPFDSSVLWPGPHRRRLMESLHAYAAKEGIEAQLKELLDLPLEDAARLNTLAMALDFEPTERQFLLESPDLPALAERMIQLLDFAQGGRAIHGV
- a CDS encoding KpsF/GutQ family sugar-phosphate isomerase is translated as MNTLHHPIGVGTVKDENQATAAQEVGHAVLDAVRGGLAELRETWDPAQVNAWCQTVLGRTGRVVLTGMGKSGLVAQKVAATLASTGCPSFFLHPAEALHGDLGMVTPDDSVLALSNSGESDEVVRLLPSLLRLGIPLAAITARAESSLGQAAQWTFLYRLPQGEGCPLDLAPMASTTLQLVWGDLLAATLMDRRGFTRDNFALNHPAGSLGAKLMKVGSLMHTTWPKVEPSATLTEVLRAMTEGRLGMTSVMQNGSLSGVITDGDIRRALETAEREGRNPLGLHAEQIMTRTPARISQEALALEAAADMEARKITFLMVEQEGRPCGVIHIHDLLAAKVL